The stretch of DNA CTAAAAACTATACTGGAGATCGAAGTACGCCCGGACGTCGTCCTCAATATCGCTATCATCCTCCAGCGCCGTATTGCGGGCCGCGAGGGGCTGGGCCAGGGTGAGCGAGCCGCGCACCCCGGCTACATTGATCCGAAAACCCAGACCAATATTGCTAAACTCCCCCTCGGTGTCCTCATCCCCTTCCAGGATCGCGTAACGCTGCCCGTAGCCATAGTCGGCAAACAGCATGGGCTGCAGCGCGTCTTTCAGTGGCCCGAAACCGGGGAAAATCCAGTCGACACCGGTGTGTACACCGTCGTCCGCAAAATAGGCATTGAGGGCAAAAGCGCGCGCCTTGCGCGGGCCGGACAGAGAGAACTGATTCACTGACGAGAGCGCCTCTCCCGAGTACTGCAATGAGGTGCGACTGATCACCCGGGTCCCCAGCTCGGTGAAGGGTAACCGCCAGAAGCCGAGCAGGGTATAGTCCAAATTCACCAGAGTCGGCGTCTGAGGCAACTGCTCATCCATCGGATCCACCTTGCTGAATTCGCTTCGGGTAACGCTCAGGCCCCCTTGGTGCAGCAAGCGTCGCTCTTCATCCAGGCGATCGAAGCGGTACTCCAGCGTCAGATTGCGAACAACGCTGTGCCGCACCAACGCCGAGTTGACAAAGTCCATTTCCGAGCCGATTTCCGCCCAGCGCAAGTGTACCGACCGGTTCTTCAGACGGGTGCGACGCAGTTGATAGTCCAGCGCCGCGTCGAGCACCTCTGAACGACCTTCAATATTCAATGCATCAATATCATCGGAATTCGACTGTCCGACCACAAAGTCATTGCTGGAGGCGCCCACCGAAAACTTCAGGCGCGGAAAGTAGGCGGGCACCCGGTAGCGGAACATGCCATACAGGGAGTTGTCCGGCTCGTAGGAGTTGAGCACCCCGACCTGCAGCTGATCGCCAATACCCAGTGGATTGTGCCAATAGACATCGCCGTACAATCGATACTCGCCGGAGGATTCCGAGCCGTGGTTATCGATGCGCAGGTTGGCATCGAGCCGACGCTCGTCGGTGACATTCAGGACCATGCGCGAATCGCCCACCTGTTGACCGGGCTCAAAGAAGCCGCGCGCCCGCACACCGGGCAAATCGTTGACAAAAAACAGGCGCTCTTCAATGACGCCCGCTTTTACCGGTTTATCCAGCACGCCATCGAACACCCGGGCCAGGGTACGGTCCCGATAGTGGTCATTGTTCTCCACCCGAACCTCGCCAAGATTGCCCATCAGCACGGTGAGATTGACCACGCCGTCGCGCACCCGCTGTTCGGGAATATAGGCTTTGGCGAGAATGAAGCCCCGCTCGCGATAGTACCGGGTGATGGTATCGGCGACGGTTTCAATCATGCCCAGAGTAATGCCCCGTTGCCGCCGCTGCTCACGCACATGAAACACCACGCGCTGTACTTCCAGCGGGCCGACGTGGCGATCTTTGGTGTCCTCTTCGATTTCCGCAATCAGATCCGATAGCGATGCCAGCTCATCGAGCGTATAGCCCGATTCCAGCATGGCATCCTCATCCATCATATCGAAGCGCAACGCTTCGACCTTCTCCATCACTTCGGCCCGGGTAATGCCCAGTTCCGGGTATTCCACCAGACCCTGCACGCGAAATTCGCGCACGTTCAGCCGGGGGCCTGCCTGGGGGTCGGGGCTGCGGTCGCGCACGGGGGGCACATCCAGATCCAGACGCAGACTCTGCTCTTCCAGATCCGGCACCTCGGTGGTATCCGGCATTTCCAGAAAGCTGCCCGCCAGGCATGGCGTGGTGGCGAAGCCCAGGCAGGCCAGACCCACCACTTTCAGAGCTGTTGATACGGCATTCATGAAACGTCCTTTAATCCCTGTTTTTTGGTCGTTATGATTGAACACACTCAGTACGCGGAATACCGTTCCTCGTCTTCCTCCTCATTGCCGTAGCGCTGATCCGGTGGCATAAGAATCGAGACTTCGTCGAAACTGTAGTTGCGTACTGCGGTGAAAATGGCGGGGTCAATGTCTTCCAGGCTTTCCACTTCCACCATCTGTTCACCGGCACTGGTCAGCTCCTGATTGCTGAACTGAATGGCCGAGTTGTTTTCGAATGTTTCCGGTATCTGGCCAAAGCCCCAGACAGGCTGCCAGCTCCGAATACCCTGCAGAACCAGCGAGTCCTTGAAGTACATGACCAACGGCCGGGCCACCGACCCGATATCGCCACTCACGACAAAAAGGCCTCGCCGGCCGACCAGGTCCGGCTTGTTCACATTGATGCCGCCCAGTCCCAGCAGGCTGCCCTCCGCGACCGTAAAACGAACGGTACCGACATCGTAGTTGGCATTCACCACACCGCCGGCCTCAATGGCACCCTCGGCGGAACGATCAAATACCGGCCCTTCCCGGTTATCCAGGGTCACCGTCCCTTCGTTGAAAAACACAATATCGTCATTGTTGGCCAGGCGATCGATCCGCACGTCCCCGGTATTGCCCAGATCGATCCGGCCCCGGTTATTGGTGGCGTGCAGTTCACGGGTATCAAGAGCGATGGATTGTCCGGCACCAATGCCCTCTATGGAGGCCAGTTCGATTCGCTGGGCAATCACGCCGTTCGTCTGCGCTTCCAGTGCGGATTCAATGCGCCGGCCACTGCGCAGC from Marinimicrobium koreense encodes:
- a CDS encoding ShlB/FhaC/HecB family hemolysin secretion/activation protein → MNAVSTALKVVGLACLGFATTPCLAGSFLEMPDTTEVPDLEEQSLRLDLDVPPVRDRSPDPQAGPRLNVREFRVQGLVEYPELGITRAEVMEKVEALRFDMMDEDAMLESGYTLDELASLSDLIAEIEEDTKDRHVGPLEVQRVVFHVREQRRQRGITLGMIETVADTITRYYRERGFILAKAYIPEQRVRDGVVNLTVLMGNLGEVRVENNDHYRDRTLARVFDGVLDKPVKAGVIEERLFFVNDLPGVRARGFFEPGQQVGDSRMVLNVTDERRLDANLRIDNHGSESSGEYRLYGDVYWHNPLGIGDQLQVGVLNSYEPDNSLYGMFRYRVPAYFPRLKFSVGASSNDFVVGQSNSDDIDALNIEGRSEVLDAALDYQLRRTRLKNRSVHLRWAEIGSEMDFVNSALVRHSVVRNLTLEYRFDRLDEERRLLHQGGLSVTRSEFSKVDPMDEQLPQTPTLVNLDYTLLGFWRLPFTELGTRVISRTSLQYSGEALSSVNQFSLSGPRKARAFALNAYFADDGVHTGVDWIFPGFGPLKDALQPMLFADYGYGQRYAILEGDEDTEGEFSNIGLGFRINVAGVRGSLTLAQPLAARNTALEDDSDIEDDVRAYFDLQYSF